The Garra rufa chromosome 18, GarRuf1.0, whole genome shotgun sequence genome window below encodes:
- the ap4b1 gene encoding AP-4 complex subunit beta-1 — MPYFGSEETVKELKRALSNPNVQADRLRYKNYITKVIRYMTQGLDVSALFMDMVKASATVDIVQKKLVYLYMCTYASDKPDLALLAINTLRKDCADPNPMVRGLALRNMCNFRMPGMTEYIEQPIVAGLRDKASYVRRVAVLGCAKMHSLQPNTEIDGSIVNELYALLRDPDPVVVVNCLRALEEILKDEGGVVINKPIAHHLLNRMKDLDSWAQSEVLTFLLRYRPRSDDELFDILSLLDAFLQSAHAHVAVATLRLFLHLASAHPAVQADALLHTSAPLLATCGAGSRELRFAGLCHVQQVMRSQPGLFGTHYKRFFCGYSEPSYIKFRKMEILVELVNDENVALVLEELRSYCTDVSPELAQAAIAAIGRIARTYSEKCLDILTGLLALKQDHITSAVIQTFRDLVWFCPQSTAAVCQTVEACVDSPQDSEGKQALLWLLGEHGERISSAPYVMEGYIDGLKTELSSPVKMELLTASVKMFLCRPAETQDMLGRLLHYCIEEESDMCVRDRALLYYRLLQRGVEETRKVVTGPKSDPSMSVLTGRQEEPISQWASTFNTLGPLSGHDLYLQTAVISAAEQPSDSAEKELLPGKADFMFK; from the exons ATGCCTTATTTTGGCTCGGAGGAGACGGTAAAAGAGCTCAAGCGAGCTCTGTCCAATCCAAATGTTCAAGCGGACCGCCTCCGGTACAAAAACTACATCACCAAGGTCATTAG GTATATGACACAGGGTCTGGATGTCTCAGCTTTATTTATGGACATGGTGAAAGCCAGTGCTACAGTTGATATTGTTCAGAAGAAGTTGGTGTATCTGTACATGTGCACCTATGCCAGCGACAAGCCTGACCTGGCGCTGCTGGCCATCAACACGCTTCGTAAGGACTGCGCTGATCCCAATCCTATGGTGCGAGGGTTGGCCCTGAGAAACATGTGCAACTTCAG aATGCCGGGAATGACAGAATACATAGAGCAGCCCATTGTTGCTGGTCTGAGAGACAAGGCCAGTTACGTAAGGAGAGTCGCTGTGCTTGGTTGTGCCAAAATGCACAGTCTGCAGCCCAACACTGAAATAG atgGCAGTATAGTGAATGAGCTGTATGCTCTTCTGAGGGACCCGGACCCTGTGGTTGTAGTGAACTGTTTGCGTGCCCTGGAGGAAATTCTCAAAGATGAGGGTGGTGTGGTTATTAACAAACCCATTGCTCATCACCTTCTCAACAG AATGAAGGATCTGGACAGTTGGGCTCAGAGTGAAGTCCTCACCTTCCTGCTCCGCTATCGTCCTCGTAGTGATGACGAGTTGTTCGACATCCTCAGCCTACTAGACGCCTTCCTCCAGAGCGCTCACGCACACGTCGCAGTTGCCACGCTCCGCCTCTTCCTCCATTTAGCCTCCGCCCACCCTGCCGTGCAGGCCGACGCCCTCCTGCACACAAGTGCGCCCCTGCTGGCCACGTGCGGCGCTGGGTCACGCGAGCTCCGTTTCGCTGGGCTCTGTCACGTACAGCAGGTCATGAGGAGTCAGCCGGGCCTTTTCGGCACACATTACAAACGCTTCTTTTGTGGATACTCTGAACCAAGTTACATTAAGTTTCGCAAGATGGAGATCCTGGTGGAGCTGGTGAACGATGAAAATGTGGCTTTGGTTTTGGAGGAGCTGAGAAGTTACTGCACCGATGTGTCTCCCGAACTGGCCCAGGCAGCCATTGCCGCTATAG gtcgTATTGCACGAACATACAGTGAGAAGTGTCTGGATATCCTAACTGGCCTGCTGGCACTGAAACAAGATCACATCACATCAG ccgTGATCCAGACGTTCAGGGATTTGGTGTGGTTCTGTCCTCAGAGTACAGCCGCTGTGTGTCAGACCGTCGAGGCCTGTGTTGACAGTCCTCAAGATAGTGAG GGAAAGCAGGCTCTGTTATGGCTTCTGGGAGAACATGGTGAACGGATCAGTAGTGCCCCCTATGTGATGGAGGGCTACATAGACGGGCTGAAGACTGAGCTGTCCTCGCCGGTGAAGATGGAGTTGCTCACCGCCTCGGTGAAGATGTTCCTGTGCCGTCCCGCTGAGACTCAAGACATGCTGGGCCGTCTTTTACATTACTGTATTG AGGAAGAGAGCGACATGTGTGTGCGTGACCGGGCTTTGCTGTACTATAGACTCCTTCAGCGAGGAGTCGAAGAGACCAGGAAGGTTGTAACCGGACCCAAATCCGATCCGTCCATGAGTGTTCTCACCGGACGCCAAGAAGAGCCCATTAGCCAGTGGGCCTCTACCTTCAACACGCTCGGCCCGCTGTCTGGACACGACTTATACCTTCAGACTGCTGTTATATCAGCTGCTGAACAGCCGTCAGACAGTGCTGAAAAAGAGCTGTTGCCAGGTAAAGCagattttatgtttaaataa